One region of Thermodesulfovibrionales bacterium genomic DNA includes:
- the mrdA gene encoding penicillin-binding protein 2, translating to MNSLGEKVSIEAFQKRLRLALIVISVLSFIMFIRLLQLMIIEGKTYKNLAENNRQRILYIEPERGIIYDRNGLPLVKNVPYFVAALSGEEFPPERISAIAGFLGIEEKELLDKVKNRKSQIEPVIAKEGLTFEEVARIEARHSDFPELFIITTTIRKYLYDSTGAHLLGYLGKVTEEQWRKMKTKEIPPDAFVGQWGIEKLYDEILRGKYGKKIIEVDALGHEIRVLGEIPPERGRDVFLSIDIEVQKAMEEAYGTRRGAFVALKPDTGEVLALGSLPSFNPNKFARGADPDYWKKLSVDQGYPLLNRAFQSQYPPGSVYKIITAIAALEEGIIKPSTTFHCSGALPFGNRLFRCWKKEGHGTVDLKRAIVESCDVYFYEVGKRIGVDRIAEYAKRLGLGELTEVGLVTEKKGIVPSSEWKLRAMGQPWYPGETLSVSIGQGYVSVTPVQLARMMGSIAKGEYLKKLSLLKIDNIATIEQRRISNSEQDETFNSESTVESELGISQKTLEFIRDALRGVVNDQGGTGGAARVKDILVGGKTXTAQVISKAVDVHKLPEKFRDHAWFIGFAPVEKPEIAIAVFVEHGGHGGAAAAPIARVGIEKFLKHQVSGPEIIPHEYAGD from the coding sequence ATGAATTCCCTAGGAGAGAAGGTAAGTATTGAGGCTTTTCAAAAAAGGCTGAGACTGGCCTTGATAGTTATTTCTGTCCTTTCCTTTATCATGTTTATCAGACTCCTTCAGCTTATGATAATTGAGGGAAAGACGTATAAAAATCTTGCTGAAAATAACAGACAGCGAATCCTTTATATAGAGCCCGAGAGGGGAATTATTTATGACAGGAATGGATTACCGCTTGTAAAAAATGTTCCCTATTTTGTTGCAGCATTATCAGGAGAAGAATTCCCTCCAGAAAGGATATCTGCGATAGCTGGGTTTCTTGGAATTGAAGAAAAGGAGTTGCTTGATAAAGTCAAAAATAGAAAATCTCAGATAGAGCCTGTTATTGCAAAAGAGGGTTTGACCTTTGAGGAGGTTGCAAGAATTGAAGCACGCCATTCTGACTTTCCCGAACTTTTCATTATTACAACAACTATAAGAAAATATCTTTATGACTCAACAGGTGCCCACCTGCTTGGTTACCTCGGTAAGGTAACAGAGGAGCAATGGCGGAAGATGAAAACAAAGGAAATTCCACCTGATGCCTTTGTAGGACAGTGGGGGATTGAGAAACTCTATGATGAGATTTTAAGGGGAAAGTACGGAAAAAAGATTATAGAAGTTGATGCCCTTGGTCACGAAATAAGGGTACTCGGAGAGATTCCACCTGAACGTGGCAGGGATGTCTTTCTTAGCATAGATATAGAAGTTCAGAAGGCAATGGAAGAGGCCTATGGCACAAGGCGGGGTGCCTTTGTTGCATTAAAGCCTGATACAGGAGAGGTCCTGGCGCTTGGAAGCCTTCCTTCCTTTAACCCAAATAAATTTGCAAGAGGTGCAGACCCTGATTACTGGAAGAAACTTTCAGTTGATCAGGGTTATCCACTACTTAACAGGGCATTCCAGTCTCAATATCCACCTGGTTCAGTCTATAAAATTATTACTGCAATAGCTGCACTTGAAGAGGGTATTATTAAGCCCTCGACAACCTTTCACTGTTCAGGAGCATTGCCCTTTGGTAACAGGCTTTTCAGGTGCTGGAAAAAAGAAGGCCATGGCACAGTGGACTTAAAACGGGCAATAGTTGAGTCCTGTGATGTATATTTTTATGAGGTTGGTAAAAGAATTGGAGTAGACAGAATTGCAGAGTATGCAAAAAGACTCGGTCTCGGAGAGCTTACAGAAGTGGGACTGGTGACAGAAAAAAAGGGAATAGTCCCGTCCTCTGAATGGAAACTCAGGGCAATGGGTCAGCCCTGGTATCCTGGAGAGACCCTTTCTGTGTCAATTGGACAGGGCTATGTATCTGTTACGCCGGTGCAGCTTGCAAGGATGATGGGTTCAATTGCAAAGGGAGAATATTTGAAAAAACTGAGTCTTCTAAAGATAGATAATATTGCCACCATAGAGCAGAGGAGAATAAGCAATTCTGAACAAGATGAAACTTTTAATTCTGAGTCTACTGTGGAATCAGAACTCGGGATTTCACAAAAAACTCTTGAATTCATCAGGGATGCATTAAGGGGAGTTGTAAATGACCAGGGTGGCACTGGAGGTGCTGCAAGAGTTAAGGATATACTTGTAGGTGGAAAGACTGNAACTGCTCAGGTAATCTCAAAGGCTGTAGATGTTCATAAGCTTCCTGAAAAATTTCGTGACCACGCCTGGTTTATTGGCTTCGCGCCTGTGGAAAAACCGGAGATAGCAATAGCGGTCTTTGTTGAGCATGGAGGTCATGGTGGTGCAGCTGCTGCACCTATTGCAAGGGTAGGTATTGAGAAATTTTTAAAGCACCAGGTCTCAGGTCCTGAAATTATACCTCATGAGTA
- the mreC gene encoding rod shape-determining protein MreC — protein sequence MKFKPVFLLIILIIVISFTTSKVFGPLKFLSYPYDFLSLLTSEITDTVSSEWRAFTLKKKRLREIEQDVALLTERLAEYENIKRENIILKELLGLKDSEKKIIAFARVIRRGIARWTSAVVIDKGEADGLKKDMAVITPKGLTGKILVANRDFSEVLLLDDVNFRVAVRFLGSRTEGIATGTGQGVIVKYVPKDAEIIKGDWVITSGLDGLFPEGILVGYVADIRDREFFKEVSLKTSQDLRGLEFVAVISR from the coding sequence ATGAAGTTTAAGCCTGTATTTTTATTGATCATTCTGATTATTGTCATCTCTTTCACCACCTCAAAAGTCTTTGGCCCGCTTAAATTTCTTTCCTACCCCTATGATTTTCTTAGCCTTTTGACCTCAGAGATAACTGATACCGTCTCGTCAGAATGGAGAGCATTTACCCTGAAAAAGAAAAGGCTCAGAGAGATTGAACAGGATGTCGCACTCTTAACAGAGAGACTTGCTGAATATGAGAATATAAAAAGGGAAAATATCATTCTCAAAGAACTTCTCGGGTTGAAAGACTCTGAAAAAAAAATAATTGCTTTTGCAAGGGTTATAAGGAGAGGCATAGCCAGATGGACCAGTGCAGTGGTTATTGACAAGGGTGAGGCTGATGGACTTAAAAAGGATATGGCTGTGATAACTCCAAAAGGCCTCACAGGTAAGATTCTGGTAGCAAACAGGGATTTTTCAGAGGTACTGCTTCTTGATGATGTTAATTTCCGTGTTGCTGTCAGGTTTCTTGGAAGTCGTACAGAGGGTATTGCTACAGGAACAGGACAGGGTGTGATAGTTAAATATGTGCCAAAAGATGCAGAGATTATTAAGGGTGACTGGGTGATAACCTCTGGTCTCGATGGCCTGTTTCCTGAAGGCATTCTGGTTGGTTATGTTGCAGATATCAGGGACAGGGAGTTTTTTAAAGAAGTCTCTTTAAAGACTTCACAGGATCTGAGAGGTCTTGAATTTGTGGCAGTTATTTCCAGATGA
- a CDS encoding rod shape-determining protein, translated as MFSQFLGWFSKDLAIDLGTANTLVYIRGKGIVCNEPSVVVYRRDDRKIIAVGAEAKRMLGKTPQNVVAIRPVKDGVIADFDATGEMLKYFIKKVHDRKTFVAPRIIIGVPSGITQVEQRAVKDAAQASGAREVYLIEEPMAAAVGVGLPVHEPSGNIIVDIGGGTTDVAVISLGGIVYSKAVRVAGDKMDEAIIAYLKRKYNILVGERTAEQIKIEIGSAYKVDSENRTMEIKGRDLISAVPRSVIITEDEXREALKEPVSIILDTVKTTLENTPPELAADIVDRGVVLAGGGALLRGLDRLLAEETGVPVIVADDPLTAVVRGAGKMLDDLELLKMVALAR; from the coding sequence GTGTTCAGTCAATTCCTTGGATGGTTTTCAAAGGATCTTGCTATTGACCTGGGTACTGCGAATACCCTCGTTTATATCAGGGGTAAGGGCATTGTCTGTAATGAGCCTTCTGTTGTTGTCTACAGAAGGGATGACAGAAAGATAATAGCTGTTGGTGCAGAGGCTAAAAGGATGCTCGGGAAGACTCCTCAGAATGTTGTTGCAATAAGACCTGTAAAGGATGGCGTTATCGCAGATTTTGATGCCACTGGAGAGATGCTTAAATATTTTATAAAAAAGGTTCATGACAGGAAGACCTTTGTGGCACCAAGAATAATAATAGGTGTGCCTTCCGGCATAACACAGGTTGAACAGAGGGCGGTAAAGGATGCAGCACAGGCATCAGGTGCAAGAGAGGTTTACCTTATAGAGGAGCCAATGGCAGCAGCTGTTGGTGTAGGTCTACCAGTCCATGAACCATCAGGAAATATAATTGTTGATATAGGTGGTGGCACGACTGATGTTGCTGTTATATCCCTCGGTGGAATAGTTTACAGTAAGGCAGTGAGGGTGGCTGGAGATAAGATGGATGAGGCAATAATCGCCTATTTAAAAAGAAAATATAACATTCTTGTTGGGGAAAGGACAGCTGAGCAGATAAAGATAGAGATAGGCTCTGCATACAAGGTTGATTCGGAAAACAGAACAATGGAAATTAAAGGAAGAGATCTAATATCGGCTGTTCCCAGATCTGTAATAATAACAGAGGATGAGATNAGAGAGGCCCTTAAGGAACCTGTAAGCATTATTCTTGATACAGTAAAGACCACACTTGAAAACACCCCGCCTGAGCTTGCTGCAGATATAGTGGACAGGGGGGTTGTACTTGCTGGAGGCGGAGCCCTGTTAAGAGGACTCGACAGATTGCTTGCTGAAGAAACAGGAGTCCCTGTTATTGTAGCTGATGATCCTCTTACAGCAGTTGTCAGGGGAGCGGGAAAGATGCTTGATGATCTGGAACTCCTGAAGATGGTCGCCCTGGCGAGATGA